One window from the genome of Pseudoliparis swirei isolate HS2019 ecotype Mariana Trench chromosome 24, NWPU_hadal_v1, whole genome shotgun sequence encodes:
- the pcdh10a gene encoding protocadherin-10a isoform X2, translated as MIGLLFLLLSVLDGAVSQLHYTVPEEQEPGSVVGNIAEDLGLDITKLSARRFQTVPSSRTPYLEVNLENGALVVKEKIDREEICKQTIPCLLHLEVFLENPLELFRVEIEVMDINDNPPSFPETDISVEISESAIPGTRFPVENALDPDVGTNALSTYAITSNNYFYLDVQTQSDGNKFAELVLEKPLDREQQAVHRYVLTAVDGGIPQRTGTALLVVKVLDSNDNAPTFDQSVYSVNLRENSPVGTLIIQLNATDVDEGQNGEIVYSFSSHNAPRIKDLFDIDARTGRIEVAGEVDFEESNTHQIYVQAKDLGANAVPAHCKVLVKLVDANDNAPEIGFSTVTESVSEQDAPGTVIALFSVSDRDSGENGHVSCELLGDVPFKLKSSFKNYYTIVTDGPLDREHTDSYTITVVAKDKGQPSLAASKSIKVHVSDENDNAPRFTQAVYDVYVTENNVPGAFIHAVSALDPDVGQNALITYSILECDIQGMSVDTYVSINQDTGYLYALRSFDYEQLKEFGFMVQAKDSGDAELFSNTTVNVIIVDQNDNAPAVIAPVGRNGTAKEHLPRSAEPGYLVTRVVAMDADDGENARLSYSILRGNEMGMFRMDWRTGELRTARRISPKRDPQGFYDLLIEVRDHGQPPLSSSASVSVALVDSVVESRSGDRGSASKAKETSLDLTLILIIALGSVSFVFLLAMIVLAVRCQKDKKLDLYTCLLSGECCLCCGSCCSRHARGRKQKKLSKSDIMLVQSTNVTSGVGPAGQVPVEESGVGGGGFGSHHHQNQNSYCYQVCLTPESAKTDLMFLKPRSPSRGGDADHSKPCGAVVTGYGDQQPDIISNGSILSNEPKHQRAELGYLVDRPRRVNSSAFQEADIVSSKDSGHGDSEQGDSDHDATNRGHSAGADLFSNCTEECKALGHSDRCWMPSFVPSDGRQGPDYRSNLHVPGMDATLPDTEVPSSVELSDQPTVTSPTAASSADRSFSTFGKDGQRSQSHHSLHHHLHQQQQQPQYSSSTLERKEYDRGTLPYKPTFPCVLLELDDFPTE; from the exons atgatTGGGTTACtattcctcctgctctccgtcCTGGATGGAGCGGTCTCTCAGCTGCACTACACCGTGCCAGAGGAGCAGGAACCCGGCTCCGTGGTTGGGAATATCGCCGAGGATTTGGGGCTGGACATCACCAAACTTTCCGCGCGCCGCTTTCAGACGGTGCCGAGTTCACGGACACCGTATCTGGAGGTGAACTTGGAGAACGGGGCGCTCGTGGTGAAGGAGAAAATCGACCGGGAGGAAATCTGCAAGCAGACCATCCCGTGCCTATTGCACCTGGAGGTGTTTCTGGAGAACCCGCTGGAGCTCTTTCGCGTGGAAATCGAGGTGATGGATATCAACGACAACCCGCCCAGCTTCCCGGAGACGGACATTTCCGTGGAGATATCGGAGAGCGCCATCCCCGGTACCCGGTTCCCCGTAGAGAACGCCTTGGACCCGGACGTGGGCACGAACGCGCTCAGCACGTACGCCATCACCAGCAACAACTATTTCTACCTGGACGTGCAGACGCAGAGCGACGGGAACAAGTTCGCGGAGCTGGTGCTGGAGAAGCCGCTGGACCGGGAGCAGCAGGCGGTGCACCGCTACGTGCTGACGGCGGTGGACGGAGGCATCCCGCAGAGGACCGGCACCGCTCTCCTGGTCGTTAAAGTTCTGGACTCCAACGACAACGCGCCCACCTTTGACCAGTCGGTGTACTCCGTGAACCTGCGGGAGAACTCTCCGGTGGGCACCCTGATCATCCAGCTTAACGCCACCGACGTGGACGAGGGGCAGAACGGGGAGATCGTGTactccttcagcagccacaACGCGCCGCGGATCAAGGACTTATTCGACATCGACGCCAGAACCGGGAGGATCGAGGTGGCCGGCGAGGTGGACTTCGAAGAGAGCAACACGCATCAGATTTACGTCCAGGCGAAGGATTTGGGCGCCAACGCGGTGCCCGCGCACTGCAAAGTGCTCGTGAAGCTCGTGGACGCGAACGACAACGCGCCGGAGATCGGCTTCAGCACCGTGACGGAGTCCGTGAGCGAGCAGGACGCGCCGGGCACCGTCATCGCACTTTTCAGCGTCTCGGACCGGGACTCCGGTGAGAACGGACACGTGAGCTGCGAGCTGCTCGGAGACGTCCCGTTCAAGCTCAAGTCGTCGTTTAAGAACTACTACACCATCGTGACGGACGGCCCGCTGGACAGAGAGCACACGGACTCCTACACCATCACCGTGGTGGCCAAAGATAAGGGTCAGCCGTCGCTGGCCGCCAGCAAGTCCATCAAAGTGCACGTGTCCGACGAGAACGACAACGCGCCTCGTTTTACGCAGGCGGTTTACGACGTGTACGTGACGGAGAACAACGTGCCCGGTGCTTTCATCCACGCCGTGAGCGCGCTGGACCCCGACGTGGGGCAAAACGCGCTCATTACTTACTCCATATTGGAGTGTGACATCCAGGGCATGTCAGTGGACACGTACGTGTCCATAAACCAGGACACCGGGTACCTTTACGCGCTGCGCTCTTTCGACTACGAGCAGCTGAAGGAGTTCGGCTTCATGGTGCAGGCGAAGGACTCCGGCGACGCGGAGCTCTTCTCCAACACCACCGTCAACGTGATCATCGTGGACCAGAACGACAACGCGCCCGCCGTCATCGCCCCGGTCGGGAGAAACGGCACCGCCAAGGAGCACCTGCCGCGCTCCGCGGAGCCCGGCTACTTGGTGACGCGCGTCGTCGCCATGGACGCGGACGACGGCGAGAACGCGCGGCTGTCCTACAGCATCCTGCGGGGCAACGAGATGGGCATGTTCCGCATGGATTGGAGGACGGGGGAGCTGAGGACGGCGCGCAGGATCTCTCCGAAGCGCGACCCGCAGGGCTTCTACGACCTGCTGATCGAGGTGCGGGACCACGGGCAGccgccgctctcctcctccgcgaGCGTGAGCGTCGCGCTGGTGGACAGCGTGGTGGAAAGCCGCAGCGGGGACCGGGGCTCGGCCTCCAAGGCCAAGGAGACCTCCCTGGACCTCaccctcatcctcatcatcgcGCTGGGCTCCGTGTCGTTCGTCTTCCTGCTGGCCATGATCGTGCTGGCCGTGCGCTGCCAGAAGGACAAGAAGCTCGACCTGTACACGTGCCTGCTGTCGGGCGAGTGCTGCCTGTGCTGCGGCTCGTGCTGCAGCCGGCACGCGCGCGGCCGGAAGCAGAAGAAGCTGAGCAAATCCGACATCATGTTGGTTCAGAGCACCAACGTGACGTCGGGGGTCGGCCCCGCGGGGCAGGTGCCCGTGGAGGAGTCCGgcgtggggggagggggcttcGGCTCCCATcaccaccagaaccagaactcgTACTGCTACCAGGTGTGCCTGACGCCGGAGTCCGCCAAGACGGACCTGATGTTCCTGAAGCCGCGCAGCCCGTCCCGCGGCGGCGACGCGGACCACAGCAAGCCCTGCGGCGCCGTCGTCACGGGTTACGGTGACCAGCAGCCGGACATCATCTCCAACGGCAGCATCCTCTCGAACGAG CCGAAACACCAACGAGCAGAACTCGGCTATCTGGTGGACCGACCCAGACGTGTGAACAG TTCGGCGTTCCAGGAGGCCGACATCGTGAGCTCCAAAGACAGCGGGCACGGCGACAGCGAACAGGGCGACAGCGACCACGACGCCACCAACCGGGGTCATTCAGCCG GCGCCGACCTGTTCTCCAACTGCACCGAGGAGTGCAAGGCCCTGGGCCACTCGGACCGCTGCTGGATGCCGTCCTTCGTGCCGTCCGACGGGCGGCAGGGGCCGGACTACCGCAGCAACCTCCACGTCCCCGGCATGGACGCCACCCTGCCCGACACTGAGGTACCGTCCTCCGTCGAGCTCTCCGACCAACCGACCGTGACCTCCCCGACCGCCGCCTCGTCCGCCGATAGGTCATTCTCCACCTTTGGCAAGgatggtcaaaggtcacagtcaCACCACAGCCTtcaccatcacctccatcagcagcagcagcagccgcagtACAGCTCCAGCACGCTAGAGAGGAAAGAGTATGATAGGGGGACCCTGCCGTACAAACCCACCTTTCCCT GTGTTCTGCTCGAGCTCGATGACTTCCCTACTGAATAG
- the pcdh10a gene encoding protocadherin-10a isoform X4, protein MIGLLFLLLSVLDGAVSQLHYTVPEEQEPGSVVGNIAEDLGLDITKLSARRFQTVPSSRTPYLEVNLENGALVVKEKIDREEICKQTIPCLLHLEVFLENPLELFRVEIEVMDINDNPPSFPETDISVEISESAIPGTRFPVENALDPDVGTNALSTYAITSNNYFYLDVQTQSDGNKFAELVLEKPLDREQQAVHRYVLTAVDGGIPQRTGTALLVVKVLDSNDNAPTFDQSVYSVNLRENSPVGTLIIQLNATDVDEGQNGEIVYSFSSHNAPRIKDLFDIDARTGRIEVAGEVDFEESNTHQIYVQAKDLGANAVPAHCKVLVKLVDANDNAPEIGFSTVTESVSEQDAPGTVIALFSVSDRDSGENGHVSCELLGDVPFKLKSSFKNYYTIVTDGPLDREHTDSYTITVVAKDKGQPSLAASKSIKVHVSDENDNAPRFTQAVYDVYVTENNVPGAFIHAVSALDPDVGQNALITYSILECDIQGMSVDTYVSINQDTGYLYALRSFDYEQLKEFGFMVQAKDSGDAELFSNTTVNVIIVDQNDNAPAVIAPVGRNGTAKEHLPRSAEPGYLVTRVVAMDADDGENARLSYSILRGNEMGMFRMDWRTGELRTARRISPKRDPQGFYDLLIEVRDHGQPPLSSSASVSVALVDSVVESRSGDRGSASKAKETSLDLTLILIIALGSVSFVFLLAMIVLAVRCQKDKKLDLYTCLLSGECCLCCGSCCSRHARGRKQKKLSKSDIMLVQSTNVTSGVGPAGQVPVEESGVGGGGFGSHHHQNQNSYCYQVCLTPESAKTDLMFLKPRSPSRGGDADHSKPCGAVVTGYGDQQPDIISNGSILSNEPKHQRAELGYLVDRPRRVNSSAFQEADIVSSKDSGHGDSEQGDSDHDATNRGHSAGADLFSNCTEECKALGHSDRCWMPSFVPSDGRQGPDYRSNLHVPGMDATLPDTEPAKGFVSSFHVDLSETA, encoded by the exons atgatTGGGTTACtattcctcctgctctccgtcCTGGATGGAGCGGTCTCTCAGCTGCACTACACCGTGCCAGAGGAGCAGGAACCCGGCTCCGTGGTTGGGAATATCGCCGAGGATTTGGGGCTGGACATCACCAAACTTTCCGCGCGCCGCTTTCAGACGGTGCCGAGTTCACGGACACCGTATCTGGAGGTGAACTTGGAGAACGGGGCGCTCGTGGTGAAGGAGAAAATCGACCGGGAGGAAATCTGCAAGCAGACCATCCCGTGCCTATTGCACCTGGAGGTGTTTCTGGAGAACCCGCTGGAGCTCTTTCGCGTGGAAATCGAGGTGATGGATATCAACGACAACCCGCCCAGCTTCCCGGAGACGGACATTTCCGTGGAGATATCGGAGAGCGCCATCCCCGGTACCCGGTTCCCCGTAGAGAACGCCTTGGACCCGGACGTGGGCACGAACGCGCTCAGCACGTACGCCATCACCAGCAACAACTATTTCTACCTGGACGTGCAGACGCAGAGCGACGGGAACAAGTTCGCGGAGCTGGTGCTGGAGAAGCCGCTGGACCGGGAGCAGCAGGCGGTGCACCGCTACGTGCTGACGGCGGTGGACGGAGGCATCCCGCAGAGGACCGGCACCGCTCTCCTGGTCGTTAAAGTTCTGGACTCCAACGACAACGCGCCCACCTTTGACCAGTCGGTGTACTCCGTGAACCTGCGGGAGAACTCTCCGGTGGGCACCCTGATCATCCAGCTTAACGCCACCGACGTGGACGAGGGGCAGAACGGGGAGATCGTGTactccttcagcagccacaACGCGCCGCGGATCAAGGACTTATTCGACATCGACGCCAGAACCGGGAGGATCGAGGTGGCCGGCGAGGTGGACTTCGAAGAGAGCAACACGCATCAGATTTACGTCCAGGCGAAGGATTTGGGCGCCAACGCGGTGCCCGCGCACTGCAAAGTGCTCGTGAAGCTCGTGGACGCGAACGACAACGCGCCGGAGATCGGCTTCAGCACCGTGACGGAGTCCGTGAGCGAGCAGGACGCGCCGGGCACCGTCATCGCACTTTTCAGCGTCTCGGACCGGGACTCCGGTGAGAACGGACACGTGAGCTGCGAGCTGCTCGGAGACGTCCCGTTCAAGCTCAAGTCGTCGTTTAAGAACTACTACACCATCGTGACGGACGGCCCGCTGGACAGAGAGCACACGGACTCCTACACCATCACCGTGGTGGCCAAAGATAAGGGTCAGCCGTCGCTGGCCGCCAGCAAGTCCATCAAAGTGCACGTGTCCGACGAGAACGACAACGCGCCTCGTTTTACGCAGGCGGTTTACGACGTGTACGTGACGGAGAACAACGTGCCCGGTGCTTTCATCCACGCCGTGAGCGCGCTGGACCCCGACGTGGGGCAAAACGCGCTCATTACTTACTCCATATTGGAGTGTGACATCCAGGGCATGTCAGTGGACACGTACGTGTCCATAAACCAGGACACCGGGTACCTTTACGCGCTGCGCTCTTTCGACTACGAGCAGCTGAAGGAGTTCGGCTTCATGGTGCAGGCGAAGGACTCCGGCGACGCGGAGCTCTTCTCCAACACCACCGTCAACGTGATCATCGTGGACCAGAACGACAACGCGCCCGCCGTCATCGCCCCGGTCGGGAGAAACGGCACCGCCAAGGAGCACCTGCCGCGCTCCGCGGAGCCCGGCTACTTGGTGACGCGCGTCGTCGCCATGGACGCGGACGACGGCGAGAACGCGCGGCTGTCCTACAGCATCCTGCGGGGCAACGAGATGGGCATGTTCCGCATGGATTGGAGGACGGGGGAGCTGAGGACGGCGCGCAGGATCTCTCCGAAGCGCGACCCGCAGGGCTTCTACGACCTGCTGATCGAGGTGCGGGACCACGGGCAGccgccgctctcctcctccgcgaGCGTGAGCGTCGCGCTGGTGGACAGCGTGGTGGAAAGCCGCAGCGGGGACCGGGGCTCGGCCTCCAAGGCCAAGGAGACCTCCCTGGACCTCaccctcatcctcatcatcgcGCTGGGCTCCGTGTCGTTCGTCTTCCTGCTGGCCATGATCGTGCTGGCCGTGCGCTGCCAGAAGGACAAGAAGCTCGACCTGTACACGTGCCTGCTGTCGGGCGAGTGCTGCCTGTGCTGCGGCTCGTGCTGCAGCCGGCACGCGCGCGGCCGGAAGCAGAAGAAGCTGAGCAAATCCGACATCATGTTGGTTCAGAGCACCAACGTGACGTCGGGGGTCGGCCCCGCGGGGCAGGTGCCCGTGGAGGAGTCCGgcgtggggggagggggcttcGGCTCCCATcaccaccagaaccagaactcgTACTGCTACCAGGTGTGCCTGACGCCGGAGTCCGCCAAGACGGACCTGATGTTCCTGAAGCCGCGCAGCCCGTCCCGCGGCGGCGACGCGGACCACAGCAAGCCCTGCGGCGCCGTCGTCACGGGTTACGGTGACCAGCAGCCGGACATCATCTCCAACGGCAGCATCCTCTCGAACGAG CCGAAACACCAACGAGCAGAACTCGGCTATCTGGTGGACCGACCCAGACGTGTGAACAG TTCGGCGTTCCAGGAGGCCGACATCGTGAGCTCCAAAGACAGCGGGCACGGCGACAGCGAACAGGGCGACAGCGACCACGACGCCACCAACCGGGGTCATTCAGCCG GCGCCGACCTGTTCTCCAACTGCACCGAGGAGTGCAAGGCCCTGGGCCACTCGGACCGCTGCTGGATGCCGTCCTTCGTGCCGTCCGACGGGCGGCAGGGGCCGGACTACCGCAGCAACCTCCACGTCCCCGGCATGGACGCCACCCTGCCCGACACTGAG
- the pcdh10a gene encoding protocadherin-10a isoform X3, translating into MIGLLFLLLSVLDGAVSQLHYTVPEEQEPGSVVGNIAEDLGLDITKLSARRFQTVPSSRTPYLEVNLENGALVVKEKIDREEICKQTIPCLLHLEVFLENPLELFRVEIEVMDINDNPPSFPETDISVEISESAIPGTRFPVENALDPDVGTNALSTYAITSNNYFYLDVQTQSDGNKFAELVLEKPLDREQQAVHRYVLTAVDGGIPQRTGTALLVVKVLDSNDNAPTFDQSVYSVNLRENSPVGTLIIQLNATDVDEGQNGEIVYSFSSHNAPRIKDLFDIDARTGRIEVAGEVDFEESNTHQIYVQAKDLGANAVPAHCKVLVKLVDANDNAPEIGFSTVTESVSEQDAPGTVIALFSVSDRDSGENGHVSCELLGDVPFKLKSSFKNYYTIVTDGPLDREHTDSYTITVVAKDKGQPSLAASKSIKVHVSDENDNAPRFTQAVYDVYVTENNVPGAFIHAVSALDPDVGQNALITYSILECDIQGMSVDTYVSINQDTGYLYALRSFDYEQLKEFGFMVQAKDSGDAELFSNTTVNVIIVDQNDNAPAVIAPVGRNGTAKEHLPRSAEPGYLVTRVVAMDADDGENARLSYSILRGNEMGMFRMDWRTGELRTARRISPKRDPQGFYDLLIEVRDHGQPPLSSSASVSVALVDSVVESRSGDRGSASKAKETSLDLTLILIIALGSVSFVFLLAMIVLAVRCQKDKKLDLYTCLLSGECCLCCGSCCSRHARGRKQKKLSKSDIMLVQSTNVTSGVGPAGQVPVEESGVGGGGFGSHHHQNQNSYCYQVCLTPESAKTDLMFLKPRSPSRGGDADHSKPCGAVVTGYGDQQPDIISNGSILSNEPKHQRAELGYLVDRPRRVNSSAFQEADIVSSKDSGHGDSEQGDSDHDATNRGHSAGADLFSNCTEECKALGHSDRCWMPSFVPSDGRQGPDYRSNLHVPGMDATLPDTEVPSSVELSDQPTVTSPTAASSADRSFSTFGKDGQRSQSHHSLHHHLHQQQQQPQYSSSTLERKEYDRGTLPYKPTFPSRKRIC; encoded by the exons atgatTGGGTTACtattcctcctgctctccgtcCTGGATGGAGCGGTCTCTCAGCTGCACTACACCGTGCCAGAGGAGCAGGAACCCGGCTCCGTGGTTGGGAATATCGCCGAGGATTTGGGGCTGGACATCACCAAACTTTCCGCGCGCCGCTTTCAGACGGTGCCGAGTTCACGGACACCGTATCTGGAGGTGAACTTGGAGAACGGGGCGCTCGTGGTGAAGGAGAAAATCGACCGGGAGGAAATCTGCAAGCAGACCATCCCGTGCCTATTGCACCTGGAGGTGTTTCTGGAGAACCCGCTGGAGCTCTTTCGCGTGGAAATCGAGGTGATGGATATCAACGACAACCCGCCCAGCTTCCCGGAGACGGACATTTCCGTGGAGATATCGGAGAGCGCCATCCCCGGTACCCGGTTCCCCGTAGAGAACGCCTTGGACCCGGACGTGGGCACGAACGCGCTCAGCACGTACGCCATCACCAGCAACAACTATTTCTACCTGGACGTGCAGACGCAGAGCGACGGGAACAAGTTCGCGGAGCTGGTGCTGGAGAAGCCGCTGGACCGGGAGCAGCAGGCGGTGCACCGCTACGTGCTGACGGCGGTGGACGGAGGCATCCCGCAGAGGACCGGCACCGCTCTCCTGGTCGTTAAAGTTCTGGACTCCAACGACAACGCGCCCACCTTTGACCAGTCGGTGTACTCCGTGAACCTGCGGGAGAACTCTCCGGTGGGCACCCTGATCATCCAGCTTAACGCCACCGACGTGGACGAGGGGCAGAACGGGGAGATCGTGTactccttcagcagccacaACGCGCCGCGGATCAAGGACTTATTCGACATCGACGCCAGAACCGGGAGGATCGAGGTGGCCGGCGAGGTGGACTTCGAAGAGAGCAACACGCATCAGATTTACGTCCAGGCGAAGGATTTGGGCGCCAACGCGGTGCCCGCGCACTGCAAAGTGCTCGTGAAGCTCGTGGACGCGAACGACAACGCGCCGGAGATCGGCTTCAGCACCGTGACGGAGTCCGTGAGCGAGCAGGACGCGCCGGGCACCGTCATCGCACTTTTCAGCGTCTCGGACCGGGACTCCGGTGAGAACGGACACGTGAGCTGCGAGCTGCTCGGAGACGTCCCGTTCAAGCTCAAGTCGTCGTTTAAGAACTACTACACCATCGTGACGGACGGCCCGCTGGACAGAGAGCACACGGACTCCTACACCATCACCGTGGTGGCCAAAGATAAGGGTCAGCCGTCGCTGGCCGCCAGCAAGTCCATCAAAGTGCACGTGTCCGACGAGAACGACAACGCGCCTCGTTTTACGCAGGCGGTTTACGACGTGTACGTGACGGAGAACAACGTGCCCGGTGCTTTCATCCACGCCGTGAGCGCGCTGGACCCCGACGTGGGGCAAAACGCGCTCATTACTTACTCCATATTGGAGTGTGACATCCAGGGCATGTCAGTGGACACGTACGTGTCCATAAACCAGGACACCGGGTACCTTTACGCGCTGCGCTCTTTCGACTACGAGCAGCTGAAGGAGTTCGGCTTCATGGTGCAGGCGAAGGACTCCGGCGACGCGGAGCTCTTCTCCAACACCACCGTCAACGTGATCATCGTGGACCAGAACGACAACGCGCCCGCCGTCATCGCCCCGGTCGGGAGAAACGGCACCGCCAAGGAGCACCTGCCGCGCTCCGCGGAGCCCGGCTACTTGGTGACGCGCGTCGTCGCCATGGACGCGGACGACGGCGAGAACGCGCGGCTGTCCTACAGCATCCTGCGGGGCAACGAGATGGGCATGTTCCGCATGGATTGGAGGACGGGGGAGCTGAGGACGGCGCGCAGGATCTCTCCGAAGCGCGACCCGCAGGGCTTCTACGACCTGCTGATCGAGGTGCGGGACCACGGGCAGccgccgctctcctcctccgcgaGCGTGAGCGTCGCGCTGGTGGACAGCGTGGTGGAAAGCCGCAGCGGGGACCGGGGCTCGGCCTCCAAGGCCAAGGAGACCTCCCTGGACCTCaccctcatcctcatcatcgcGCTGGGCTCCGTGTCGTTCGTCTTCCTGCTGGCCATGATCGTGCTGGCCGTGCGCTGCCAGAAGGACAAGAAGCTCGACCTGTACACGTGCCTGCTGTCGGGCGAGTGCTGCCTGTGCTGCGGCTCGTGCTGCAGCCGGCACGCGCGCGGCCGGAAGCAGAAGAAGCTGAGCAAATCCGACATCATGTTGGTTCAGAGCACCAACGTGACGTCGGGGGTCGGCCCCGCGGGGCAGGTGCCCGTGGAGGAGTCCGgcgtggggggagggggcttcGGCTCCCATcaccaccagaaccagaactcgTACTGCTACCAGGTGTGCCTGACGCCGGAGTCCGCCAAGACGGACCTGATGTTCCTGAAGCCGCGCAGCCCGTCCCGCGGCGGCGACGCGGACCACAGCAAGCCCTGCGGCGCCGTCGTCACGGGTTACGGTGACCAGCAGCCGGACATCATCTCCAACGGCAGCATCCTCTCGAACGAG CCGAAACACCAACGAGCAGAACTCGGCTATCTGGTGGACCGACCCAGACGTGTGAACAG TTCGGCGTTCCAGGAGGCCGACATCGTGAGCTCCAAAGACAGCGGGCACGGCGACAGCGAACAGGGCGACAGCGACCACGACGCCACCAACCGGGGTCATTCAGCCG GCGCCGACCTGTTCTCCAACTGCACCGAGGAGTGCAAGGCCCTGGGCCACTCGGACCGCTGCTGGATGCCGTCCTTCGTGCCGTCCGACGGGCGGCAGGGGCCGGACTACCGCAGCAACCTCCACGTCCCCGGCATGGACGCCACCCTGCCCGACACTGAGGTACCGTCCTCCGTCGAGCTCTCCGACCAACCGACCGTGACCTCCCCGACCGCCGCCTCGTCCGCCGATAGGTCATTCTCCACCTTTGGCAAGgatggtcaaaggtcacagtcaCACCACAGCCTtcaccatcacctccatcagcagcagcagcagccgcagtACAGCTCCAGCACGCTAGAGAGGAAAGAGTATGATAGGGGGACCCTGCCGTACAAACCCACCTTTCCCT